In Xylanibacter ruminicola 23, a single genomic region encodes these proteins:
- the lysS gene encoding lysine--tRNA ligase, whose protein sequence is MNILELSEQEIGRRQSLQELRSMGIDPYPAAEFPTNAFSTEIKESFKDDEDREVVIAGRMMSRRVMGKASFAELQDSKGRIQVYITRDDICPGENKDLYNNVFKRLLDIGDFIGVKGKVFRTQTGEISVHASELTLLSKSLKPLPIVKYKDGVAYDKFDDPELRYRQRYVDLVVNEGVKDTFLKRATIIRTMRSILDNAGYTEVDTPILQSIAGGASARPFITHFNALNQDMYMRIATELYLKRLIVGGFEGVYEMGKNFRNEGMDKTHNPEFTCMELYVSYKDLLWGMTFTEKMLEEICTAVNGKPEVEIDGKVISFKAPFRRLPILDAIKEKTGFDCDGKTEDEIRAFCLSKGMDVDETMGKGKLIDELFGEFCESTFIQPTFITDYPVEMSPLTKMHRSKPGLTERFELMVNGKELANAYSELNDPIDQEERFIEQMKLADKGDDEAMIIDHDFLRALQYGMPPTFGIGIGIDRLVMLMTGKFAIGEVMLFPQMKPEKKIPQSSVAEWAEIGVPEDIVPVLRKAGFNLITNIKDEKPQGLQQKIGEIFKKYKLELQKPSVDEVAAWIEKANV, encoded by the coding sequence TCGTATGATGAGCCGTCGTGTCATGGGTAAGGCATCTTTTGCCGAGCTTCAGGACTCAAAGGGCCGTATCCAGGTGTACATCACTCGCGATGATATCTGCCCAGGCGAGAACAAGGACCTATATAATAATGTATTCAAGCGTTTGCTCGATATTGGCGATTTCATCGGTGTTAAGGGTAAGGTTTTCCGCACCCAGACTGGTGAGATTTCTGTACATGCCTCAGAGCTTACACTGCTTTCAAAGAGCCTTAAGCCACTGCCTATCGTGAAGTACAAGGATGGTGTGGCCTACGATAAGTTTGATGATCCCGAGTTGCGTTATCGCCAGCGTTATGTCGACCTGGTAGTTAACGAGGGCGTAAAGGATACCTTCCTGAAGCGTGCAACTATCATTCGCACCATGCGTAGCATTCTCGACAATGCTGGTTATACCGAGGTTGACACACCTATCCTGCAGAGCATCGCAGGTGGTGCATCAGCCCGTCCATTCATCACCCACTTCAATGCCCTGAATCAGGACATGTACATGCGTATTGCCACCGAGCTTTACCTGAAGCGCCTGATTGTAGGTGGTTTCGAGGGTGTTTACGAGATGGGTAAGAACTTCCGTAACGAGGGTATGGACAAGACCCACAACCCTGAGTTCACCTGCATGGAGCTCTACGTGAGCTATAAGGATCTGCTGTGGGGTATGACCTTCACCGAGAAGATGCTCGAGGAGATCTGTACAGCTGTAAACGGCAAGCCCGAGGTTGAGATTGATGGTAAGGTTATCTCATTCAAGGCCCCATTCCGTCGCCTGCCTATCCTCGATGCGATCAAGGAGAAGACAGGTTTCGATTGCGATGGCAAGACCGAGGACGAGATTCGTGCATTCTGCCTCTCTAAGGGCATGGATGTAGATGAGACCATGGGTAAGGGTAAGCTGATCGATGAGCTCTTTGGTGAGTTCTGCGAGAGCACCTTCATCCAGCCTACCTTCATCACCGATTATCCTGTTGAGATGTCACCTCTTACCAAGATGCATCGTTCTAAGCCCGGTCTCACCGAGCGTTTCGAGCTGATGGTTAATGGTAAGGAGCTGGCCAATGCTTATTCTGAACTCAACGATCCTATCGATCAGGAGGAGCGCTTTATCGAGCAGATGAAGTTAGCTGATAAGGGCGACGACGAGGCTATGATCATCGACCACGACTTCCTGCGTGCCCTCCAGTACGGTATGCCTCCTACATTCGGTATTGGTATCGGTATCGACCGTCTGGTGATGCTGATGACTGGTAAGTTTGCTATTGGCGAGGTAATGCTGTTCCCACAGATGAAGCCTGAGAAGAAGATTCCTCAGTCATCTGTAGCAGAGTGGGCCGAGATTGGTGTACCCGAGGATATCGTTCCAGTACTCCGCAAGGCTGGTTTCAACCTGATCACCAACATTAAGGACGAGAAGCCCCAGGGGCTGCAGCAGAAGATTGGTGAGATCTTCAAGAAGTACAAGCTCGAACTCCAGAAGCCTTCAGTTGATGAAGTAGCCGCCTGGATCGAAAAGGCCAACGTTTAA
- a CDS encoding NAD(P)H-dependent glycerol-3-phosphate dehydrogenase, whose translation MYDCGKIAIIGGGSWATAIAKIVVSHTHHIGWYMRRDDRIEDFRRMGHNPAYLTSVHFNIDEINFDSDLNRIAQQYDTLVFVTPSPYLKSHLKKLKTRIRDKFILTAIKGIVPDENLVCSEYFHQVYDVPYENLACIGGPSHAEEVALERLSYLTVGCADREKAQAFCDVLSSEYIKTKTSTDVVGIEYSSVLKNVYAIAAGICSGLKYGDNFQSVLMANAVQEMNRFLTAVYPLDRNAYDSVYLGDLLVTGYSNFSRNRTFGTMIGKGYSVKSAQIEMEMIAEGYFGTKCMKEINRHCHVNMPILDAVYNILYERIAPQIEIKLLTDSFR comes from the coding sequence ATGTACGATTGTGGTAAGATAGCAATTATCGGAGGTGGCAGCTGGGCAACAGCTATTGCCAAGATTGTGGTAAGTCATACACACCATATAGGTTGGTATATGCGTCGCGACGACCGTATCGAGGATTTCCGTCGCATGGGGCATAACCCCGCCTACCTCACCAGTGTACACTTCAATATCGATGAGATCAACTTCGATAGCGATTTGAATCGTATTGCGCAGCAGTACGACACGCTGGTGTTTGTCACCCCTTCGCCTTACCTCAAGAGTCATCTTAAGAAGTTGAAGACGCGTATTCGCGACAAATTCATACTTACCGCTATTAAGGGTATCGTACCTGATGAAAATCTCGTATGTAGCGAGTATTTTCATCAGGTTTACGACGTACCTTACGAGAATCTCGCTTGCATCGGTGGTCCTTCTCATGCCGAGGAGGTGGCACTCGAGCGTCTCAGCTACCTCACCGTAGGTTGTGCCGACCGTGAGAAAGCCCAGGCCTTCTGCGATGTATTATCAAGCGAGTATATCAAAACCAAGACCTCTACCGATGTGGTTGGTATCGAGTATTCTTCTGTTCTGAAGAATGTGTATGCCATTGCCGCAGGTATCTGCAGCGGCCTGAAATATGGCGATAACTTCCAGTCGGTACTCATGGCCAATGCCGTGCAGGAGATGAATCGTTTCCTCACAGCTGTTTATCCTTTGGATCGCAATGCTTACGACAGCGTTTATCTGGGCGATTTGCTGGTTACGGGTTATAGCAACTTCAGTCGTAACCGCACCTTCGGTACCATGATTGGTAAGGGCTACAGCGTGAAGTCGGCCCAGATCGAGATGGAGATGATTGCCGAGGGTTACTTCGGTACCAAGTGTATGAAGGAGATCAATCGCCACTGTCACGTAAACATGCCTATCCTCGATGCCGTGTATAACATCCTATACGAACGCATCGCTCCCCAAATCGAGATTAAACTTCTTACCGATTCATTCCGCTAA
- a CDS encoding DNA alkylation repair protein, whose translation MTAKEVINHMESLRNDAQRRILMGFFKTGPGEYGEGDEFLGLKVPQTREVVKLVGKDFPLNEIPELLMCRWHEVRLCGLLILVSKFEKLATKRLENDKKAISARDEILTLYLQYAEQANNWDLVDLSVHKILGHWLLLPSNLGDKDYKLKVLDSLAQSPCLWKQRMSMVCSWKTSQMGDPTWCLRYAEIHLHHPHDLMHKAVGWMLREMGKRVSEELLRDFLRQHAHEMPRTMLRYAIEKLPAPERQYWMGIK comes from the coding sequence ATGACAGCCAAAGAAGTTATCAACCATATGGAATCGCTGCGCAACGATGCCCAGCGACGCATCCTGATGGGCTTCTTCAAGACTGGTCCTGGCGAATATGGCGAGGGTGACGAATTCCTTGGCCTGAAGGTTCCTCAGACACGCGAGGTGGTTAAGCTTGTGGGGAAAGATTTCCCATTGAACGAAATCCCCGAACTCCTGATGTGTCGCTGGCACGAGGTACGCCTTTGTGGACTGCTGATATTAGTATCTAAGTTCGAAAAACTGGCCACCAAACGTCTTGAAAACGATAAGAAAGCCATTAGCGCTCGCGACGAGATACTCACCCTTTATCTGCAATATGCCGAACAAGCCAACAATTGGGATCTGGTAGATCTTTCTGTCCACAAAATCCTGGGTCACTGGCTCCTGTTGCCCTCCAACTTAGGCGATAAAGATTACAAACTCAAGGTTCTCGACTCCTTGGCCCAAAGCCCCTGCCTGTGGAAACAGCGCATGAGTATGGTCTGTTCATGGAAAACATCACAGATGGGCGATCCCACTTGGTGCCTGCGCTATGCCGAAATCCATCTGCATCACCCTCACGACCTGATGCACAAGGCCGTAGGTTGGATGCTACGCGAAATGGGTAAACGTGTTAGCGAAGAACTCTTACGCGATTTCCTCCGCCAACACGCCCACGAAATGCCCCGCACCATGCTCCGCTACGCCATCGAGAAACTCCCCGCCCCCGAGCGCCAGTATTGGATGGGCATTAAATAA
- a CDS encoding NADPH-dependent FMN reductase — MKRILFIVGSLREGSFNRQLAREAEQMIGLRAKVTYLDYTNVPLINQDIEFPEPEAVGRLRATVKEADGIWVFTPEYNFSYPGHVKNLFDWLSRPVVANDYETPTVINGKKVALSGAGGKMATAKCREKLTELLTFLKADVMEPQTGIALNVEAWTEGRMILSDEQKVALKNQVEAFLKIV; from the coding sequence ATGAAAAGAATTCTTTTTATCGTAGGATCGCTGAGGGAAGGCTCCTTTAACCGACAGTTAGCCCGCGAGGCTGAGCAGATGATTGGCTTACGCGCCAAAGTTACTTATTTGGACTATACAAATGTACCGCTGATTAATCAGGATATTGAGTTTCCTGAGCCTGAGGCTGTAGGTCGACTGCGTGCTACGGTGAAAGAGGCAGATGGCATCTGGGTGTTTACGCCCGAGTATAACTTCAGTTATCCTGGTCATGTAAAGAACCTGTTTGACTGGTTGTCGCGTCCAGTGGTAGCTAACGATTATGAAACACCTACTGTTATTAATGGCAAAAAGGTGGCGCTGAGTGGTGCAGGCGGCAAGATGGCTACAGCCAAATGTCGTGAGAAACTAACGGAATTGCTTACTTTTCTGAAGGCCGATGTGATGGAGCCTCAGACAGGCATCGCTCTGAATGTTGAGGCCTGGACTGAAGGACGTATGATTCTTAGCGATGAACAGAAAGTAGCACTAAAGAATCAGGTTGAGGCTTTCTTGAAGATTGTGTGA
- a CDS encoding MGMT family protein, translated as MKDYPDKMSPEQARAFRDAVLNIVAQIPRGCVTTYGDIATLAGWPSHSRMVGRTLRYTPGAENLPCHRVVNKSGRTAPDWSRQRPLLEEEGIHFKPNGHVDMSLHQWIHMQRNSLEGGWYINDFHFSQRE; from the coding sequence ATGAAGGATTATCCTGATAAGATGTCGCCCGAACAGGCGCGTGCCTTTCGCGATGCTGTGCTCAACATCGTGGCCCAGATACCTCGTGGCTGTGTAACCACCTATGGTGATATCGCCACCCTGGCAGGTTGGCCCAGTCATTCGCGTATGGTAGGTAGAACGTTGCGCTACACGCCAGGTGCCGAGAATCTACCTTGTCATCGTGTAGTGAACAAATCTGGTCGCACCGCCCCAGACTGGAGTCGCCAACGCCCTCTACTAGAAGAAGAGGGTATCCACTTTAAGCCAAATGGTCATGTAGATATGTCTCTTCATCAGTGGATTCATATGCAACGGAATTCATTAGAGGGTGGTTGGTATATCAATGATTTTCATTTTTCGCAACGTGAATAA
- a CDS encoding glycerate kinase: MHIIIVAIDSFKGCLTSVEANQAASEGILSRMPDAKVVQVPVSDGGEGFMESFQAAMGGDIVQVHVKAPLMRPIVAQYLMQGDMAVIEIAKASGLTLVKPEERNPMVATSYGTGQLVVDAVRQGCKHIIVGLGGSATSDCGIGMLRAIIDAFAEGKTWDDVRQLDDVRFTIATDVTNPLCGLNGAAHVFAPQKGASPDDVLALDARAKRFAEASAKHLGRDCQDMPGAGAAGGLGYAFMQYMQADCRSGIDLLLDAIHFDELLKDANLVITGEGSADRQTLMGKLPYGILQRAQKHHVPVMLIAGRIADEQQLLDAGFARVACINPPGLPLDMAMQPTTAKQNILLTVQNEGLS; this comes from the coding sequence ATGCATATAATCATCGTTGCCATCGACTCGTTCAAGGGCTGTCTCACGTCTGTTGAGGCTAATCAGGCAGCCAGCGAGGGTATTCTTAGCAGGATGCCTGATGCCAAGGTGGTGCAGGTGCCTGTGAGCGATGGTGGCGAGGGATTTATGGAGTCTTTCCAAGCGGCTATGGGTGGCGATATTGTGCAGGTGCATGTGAAGGCCCCGCTGATGCGTCCCATTGTAGCACAGTATCTGATGCAGGGCGATATGGCTGTGATTGAAATTGCCAAAGCCAGCGGCCTAACGCTAGTGAAGCCCGAGGAACGTAATCCCATGGTAGCTACAAGCTATGGCACTGGTCAGTTGGTGGTCGATGCCGTGCGTCAAGGCTGCAAACATATCATCGTGGGTCTTGGTGGCAGTGCTACCAGCGATTGTGGTATAGGCATGCTGCGTGCCATCATCGATGCGTTTGCCGAAGGAAAGACTTGGGACGATGTGCGTCAGTTAGATGATGTGCGTTTCACCATCGCCACCGATGTTACCAACCCCCTTTGTGGCTTAAATGGCGCTGCCCATGTGTTTGCGCCACAGAAGGGTGCTTCGCCTGATGATGTTCTTGCCCTCGATGCCCGGGCCAAACGCTTTGCTGAGGCATCGGCCAAGCACTTGGGGCGCGACTGTCAGGATATGCCAGGCGCAGGTGCTGCAGGTGGTTTGGGTTATGCTTTTATGCAGTATATGCAAGCTGATTGTCGCTCTGGAATCGACCTTCTGTTGGATGCCATCCATTTCGACGAACTCCTGAAGGATGCCAACCTGGTGATTACTGGTGAGGGCTCAGCCGATAGACAAACGCTGATGGGTAAGTTGCCTTATGGCATTCTGCAGCGTGCTCAGAAACATCATGTGCCTGTTATGCTCATAGCCGGTCGCATCGCTGACGAGCAGCAACTTCTCGATGCCGGCTTTGCCCGTGTTGCCTGCATCAATCCTCCGGGATTACCCCTCGACATGGCTATGCAACCCACCACAGCTAAACAGAACATCCTACTTACAGTTCAGAATGAAGGATTATCCTGA
- a CDS encoding FprA family A-type flavoprotein produces MNDTIKYIGVDDLDIDLFESQYVVPAGMSYNSYLIDDEKIAVLDTADRRKGEEWKANLTAALNGRQPDYLVVHHMEPDHSALIAWMLETYPGVQLVCSAQAVKMLSNFFEGVDFTGRVVTVKEGDTLALGKHTLQFIGAAMIHWPEVIMSYDTTDKVLFSADGFGKFGALVNDDPNDWACEARRYYFNICGKYGSQVQSVLKKAAALDIQTICPLHGPVLKGEALAEAVRLYDIWSKYEPESEGILIAYASIHGGTAAAAERLGEILREKGAPKVVVSDLSRSDMAEVIEDAFRYPTVVVAASSYDAGVFPVMHDFLYHLQIKNYQKRKFGIIENGSWAPTAGKTMRTMIEALKDCEIVEPMVTIRSRMKSTDEALLQQLADSLL; encoded by the coding sequence ATGAACGATACAATTAAGTATATCGGTGTGGATGATCTCGACATCGATTTGTTTGAGAGTCAGTATGTGGTGCCCGCGGGCATGAGTTATAACTCGTATCTCATCGATGATGAGAAGATAGCTGTGCTGGATACTGCCGATCGTCGTAAGGGCGAGGAATGGAAAGCCAACCTGACGGCTGCCTTGAATGGTCGTCAGCCTGATTATCTGGTGGTTCACCACATGGAGCCTGATCACTCGGCACTTATCGCTTGGATGCTGGAGACGTATCCCGGTGTGCAGCTGGTGTGCAGTGCGCAGGCTGTAAAAATGCTGTCGAACTTCTTCGAGGGCGTAGATTTTACAGGTCGTGTGGTTACTGTTAAGGAGGGCGATACACTCGCGTTGGGTAAGCACACGTTGCAGTTTATTGGGGCTGCCATGATTCATTGGCCGGAGGTAATCATGAGTTACGACACCACCGACAAGGTGCTGTTCAGTGCCGATGGCTTTGGTAAATTTGGTGCATTGGTGAACGATGATCCCAACGACTGGGCCTGCGAGGCGCGTCGCTATTATTTTAATATATGTGGTAAGTATGGCTCGCAGGTGCAGAGTGTGCTGAAGAAGGCGGCAGCCCTAGATATCCAGACAATCTGTCCGCTGCATGGTCCTGTGCTCAAGGGTGAGGCTCTGGCTGAGGCTGTGCGCCTATATGATATCTGGAGCAAGTACGAACCAGAGAGCGAGGGTATACTGATTGCCTACGCCAGTATTCATGGTGGTACTGCCGCTGCTGCAGAGCGTTTAGGAGAGATACTGCGCGAAAAGGGTGCGCCAAAGGTAGTTGTAAGCGATCTGAGTCGTTCGGATATGGCTGAGGTTATCGAGGATGCTTTCCGCTATCCTACAGTGGTGGTGGCTGCTTCGAGCTACGATGCAGGCGTGTTCCCCGTGATGCACGACTTCCTGTATCATCTGCAAATCAAGAACTATCAGAAGCGTAAGTTTGGTATTATTGAGAATGGTAGTTGGGCTCCTACGGCCGGCAAGACCATGCGCACCATGATTGAGGCCCTGAAGGACTGTGAGATCGTAGAGCCCATGGTAACCATCCGCTCACGCATGAAATCTACCGACGAGGCCCTGCTGCAGCAGTTGGCCGATAGCTTATTGTAA
- a CDS encoding helix-turn-helix domain-containing protein — protein MATGKYQITELKKCTADYRNILGDERKDELHDRIMEIIVDDKKYRDKDYTASKLAADLGTNCRYISAVMTERFHTNFNGLMNKHRIDEAKTLLAEEEYRDKSISEIGEMVGFGTRQAFYASFYRFLNTTPREFRVKHLGPKKRKRYSKKA, from the coding sequence ATGGCAACAGGAAAATATCAAATTACTGAACTAAAGAAGTGTACAGCCGATTACCGAAATATATTAGGCGACGAACGTAAGGATGAGCTCCACGACAGGATAATGGAGATAATAGTAGATGACAAGAAATATCGTGATAAGGATTACACTGCCAGCAAACTAGCTGCCGACCTTGGCACCAACTGTCGTTATATCTCGGCAGTGATGACAGAGCGCTTCCACACCAACTTTAATGGATTGATGAACAAGCATCGTATCGACGAGGCTAAGACACTATTAGCCGAGGAGGAATATCGCGACAAATCTATCAGCGAGATTGGCGAGATGGTAGGCTTCGGTACCCGTCAGGCATTCTACGCCTCGTTCTACCGATTCTTAAACACCACCCCACGCGAATTCCGCGTCAAGCACCTTGGTCCTAAAAAACGTAAGCGTTACAGCAAAAAGGCTTAA